In the Clostridium cellulovorans 743B genome, GATGACATTATAAACTTTAAATAATACAGTATTCAATATTAACCAACAAAGCTAATTAAATCTACTTCAAATTCTATATTCTTTAAATAATACAGTATTCAATATTAACCTGCATGGGATGGTACAAGTGATATAACAGCTACTACCTTTAAATAATACAGTATTCAATATTAACAAATCAAAGAGCATAAAGACAATATTGTTTTCTTAGACTTTAAATAATACAGTATTCAATATTAACAGTGACAAAGGTAAAAAATATAATTTTATTTTTAATCTTTAAATAATACAGCATTCAATATTAACTTACATACTTCAGAATTTATCCTTCTAACTAAATCACCTTTAAATAATACAGTATTCAATATTAACTAAAAAGAAGGAGTAGGGAATGAAAGATTTTGCTTTCTTTAAATAATACAGTATTCAATATTAACGTGATAAAGCAGCCACATGTTCCTATCTTTATCACTCTTTAAATAATACAGTATTCAATATTAACGCCAATTTTAACAACTCTTCTGCCTTTTTCAGTTTTCTTTAAATAATACAGTATTCAATATTAACTTGATAGAAAAGTTGATTTTCGTACTTTGGCTGTTACCTTTAAATAATACAGTATTCAATATTAACGTTTTCCGTAGATACAATAAACAGTTATTCGCTAGTTGCTTTAAATAATACAGTATTCAATATTAACTCAGAATCGTCTTGATAATCATCTAAGACTATAAGGTCTTTAAATAATACAGTATTCAATATTAACATAGTATCGCGTCCGCTACTTCGATCTGATAATCAAACTTTAAATAATACAGTATTCAATATTAACCATCTAACTCATCTAAAGGTATATCCTTAACTTGTAGCTTTAAATAATACAGTATTCAATATTAACATATACCAAATGAAAACCGTGGGCATACAACTATCTTCTTTAAATAATACAGTATTCAATATTAACAGACCTTTTATTAGTTCTAATAATATTATTATTTCATCTTTAAATAATACAGTATTCAATATTAACAGATCATAAGTGAAAGACCGTCCGCCATAGCGTTATTCTTTAAATAATACAGTATTCAATATTAACAAGAGATTTGGCTAATAAGAAAGCTGTAGCAATTTTCTTTAAATAATACAGTATTCAATATTAACAGATAACCTTGGTACTCACACGTTGCGTAAAACGTTCTTTAAATAATACAGTATTCAATATTAACGATTAAAAGCTTTAACAACTGAACCATTGTTTAGTATCTTTAAATAATACAGTATTCAATATTAACACTACCAGTGGGACGATGCCAGGAGGAATTGCTTCCTTTAAATAATACAGTATTCAATATTAACCTGAACTTATGTATAGCTCTTTTGCTTTATCTCTATTCTTTAAATAATACAGTATTCAATATTAACCCAGTAATAACTGCTGCAGTCCCTAGTCCAATTAACTTTAAATAATACAGTATTCAATATTAACATGGTGTTTTTACACCTAATGCAACAATATGTTCTTTCTTTAAATAATACAGTATTCAATATTAACCCTAAAGCTCTTCAAAAATCACCTCATTGCTCTTGAATTCTATCACTTGACACTTCTATGACACTATGCTTTATATGATAATTGCAGTGAACCTATTTCCACCAAATAATCAGCTGATTCATTTACTTATGCGACTTCAAGTCACATAAAGGTAATTTATAATTTACACTACTTAACGTTTACTGCAATAACTAACCTAAAAATTTAGTATTATGAAATAAATTAATAGATTCGATATCAGATTCCATCAATGTACCTACAATGTATAAAAAATTATTCCATTCTGTATCTTTTGGCGTCAATATCTCTTCATAACTTATGTTATCATTTCCTTCTTTAACTACTCCTCCATAAAAACCATACTCATACAAGCAAAGCATAGAATTTTTATGTAATCCAAATTTATCTATAATAATATCATGATTGTTTGATATTATTCTTCCATGATGCTGCAATACTACATTAAGTAAGATTCTATCTTCTAAATTATTTTTAAGAACAATATATCCTATAGCTCTATGATTTCTATTTTTAAATATTAAAGTATTAGCCTTTTTAAATGGAAAATGTGCCAATAATATAGACTTAGCTCCTGCCCACTTTGGTCCTTGCCATTGTTCGTCTAGCTTTCCTATATCATGAAGACCACATACATTACTTATATCATCTATGTTTTCTAAAACATATGATGAAAATCTATCATTAAGCATTTTTTGCTTAACTAGTGCTCGTACTGAAGTAGCATGATTTATCCAAGATTCCTCTTTATAATCAAAATTAAATTTATCATATTTATCTGTTGCATTACTATCATATTGAAAGGTATTACAGACCGAACCTTCTTTATATCTAAATCCTAGCTCATCATATATACAGTCATTACCCTGAATAACTATAGTTTGCCCTATGATATCATCATTAATTTTTTTCTGTACTGGGCTATTTCTATTCTTACCATAATCAATGACATATAAAGCATTGTTTTTAGATAACTTTTCCAATACACTTATATTAATACTAATGCTCTGCTTTTTAAAACTATTGAAGGATATATCTTTATCTACAATTATATTAACATTTTGAATATCTCTTATTAATTTTCCCCTACTACCATCAATAAGATTGTACTTGTTTTTCCTTACATTTATTTCATTTATAACGTCCATATAAAACGGATTTAATATATTTGTAACTACTGCCTTTTGGATTTCCCATGTAAACTTCAAACTAGGTCTATCAGCAAAAAATTCTATAGTTTTTTTTACAATTTTACTATCATAAACTATATCATTACTATTAATTATAACAACTTGCCCAATTCCACCCCATCTTGCACATCTCCCACAACGCTGAATAAAATTGTCAATTGGACATGCATAAGAATATAAGTAATTTGCAGATATATCCACCCCAGCCTCTACAATGCTTGTTGCAATGAGTATCTTATTGTTTTTCTTAGCATATTTGCCAAAATACTTATATAAACTTTTCTCAGAAACATCATCTTCTAGGAGATTCTTTGATTCTATTTTGCTTCGATCATACTTAAGTAATTTACTATTTAATATAATGCATCTACTTTTATCTTCAATATTGTTGTAGACTTCCTCTTGTTGAGCCTGAGTATTGCATATAACTATCTGACTTTCAGTTCTTGAATTTATTTGCAAATAGTCGACTTTTGAAGAATAGTTTACATATATCTCCCTGTCTGCAATTGTCTCTTCGTAAGCTTCTATAAGCTTCATATTATATCTTTCAAGTAAAAAATCTATTAAATATTTAGGCATTGTTGCTGTCATAATTAAAAATTTATTTCCTTGTGAATTAATACTATCTAGAAAATTAATTGTTGTTAGTAAAGCTTTATCAGGTTGAAATAGTTGCACTTCATCAAATACAAAATTTGATTGTACAATATTCTTTCCTCTTATAAAAGATTGTCTACCTATCCCAAGCCATCCAGATAATACTTGATCTATAGTTGTTACACAAAATTTATTTTCTAAATATTTATCCTCTTCTATTCCAGAATGCTGTATTGTCCACTTTTCATTTATATTAAGAATTTTATTATATTCGTTAAGTCTTTCTTGTATTGAAGTTGCTAAGGTCTTCATAGGCTCAACAAATATAGACCTAATTCCATTCCAGTTAAGTAACGCATAATGCCCAACTTCTGTCTTTCCACTACCACAACCAGATATAACTAGTACATTTTCCTTTTTATTCTTTAATACATTTTTTATTTCCTTCTGTATTTCTCTAGGCTTTTTAAATCCAATTATGTCATAATAATTTTCAAACATCATGCCTCCTATAATACTAAATCCTTTATAGAACACGAAAGATTTCTATGCTTATGAGTATACTTATCCGAATATAGATATATATGTTCAAATCTTGCTTTACTATCCCAATCAAATTGATTGTATCTTCCCCTAACTTCATTACTTGGTACAGGCACCATAACGTTATTTAAAGTCTGAACTTCTTCAATAGAATGAAGATATACTAAACTTTCTGCGGTTCCTATCCAATCTATATTTTTTAAGTATAGATTTATATTAGGAATAGACATATCTATATAAAAAACTATATCTTCTACATCAATATATTCTCTAAAACCCATTGTAGTATAAAAGTTATTCTTTATAAGATTTTCTCTGTCTAGTTTCTGTTCGTTATTTATCCCATAATAACTATTAGCATATCGTTTGATCTTGCAACCATTAATATGAAAAACTTTAGGATATTGAATATAAATAACTGCATTCTTAACCTTATGAAATAATTCCTCAGCTTTCATAACCCCATCTACCTGAATAATTGCTCCTAAAATCGCACTTCTAATAGCATATAACGTTGGATACTCATAACTTTGACAATTCAAATTGCTATTTTCATATTTTTTTAATGTAAATAAATTAGCAGTCTTATATGTTATTTTATTCATATATACACCTACTCTATAGATTTTCTTCTAACTTCACTCCAATGTCATCTATTACTGCCGCAAACTCTTCGATATTGTTAAACTCAAAACTATTATTTGACAGTCTTTTATTAACTTGAATAAAATCTTCTTTTAATGCAGAATACTTTGAAAGTACTTCATCTTTATTTTTCTTCTGAACAATAATCCCTTGTATATCTGTGAGATGAGGCAATCTTGTTGAACATAAAGCACCTTCAAGATCAAGGAACATATTTTTTACTGCTTTTAAGCATTTTCTTTGTCTCATAATCTTCGTATTATTATCTACAGCATCAATTAGTTTTTCATCATCAAGACCAATTCTATCTAAATCAATTTGAATAGTTAAAGCATATTCATTACTTCTAATTGGTCTATAAAACAGCATTTGTGTGTTCTGATCTTTATTTGTATTTGCCTCAGATGTGGTATCTGGTTTTCCTTGTTCATTTAAGTTCTTCTCATTCTTGCCTTTATTATTTATTGGATCCACTCTATTATGTAAAACACTTTGGTAATCATTATCATCAGTTGATATTGCCCAGCTAAATTTAATACAACTTACTCTTTTCTCATTATTACCTTTACCTGCATTCATAAATCCTTCAATATCATCGACTATACATTGTTTAACTCTATTGCCACTATCACTTAAGTTCTTGTCCTTCTCTTTGACTGTACCATTTTTCATTGGACTAAATATTTTGCACGTATCACATAGTTCATCTTCATCTGCTAGTAGCCTTACATTCTTTGTATGAAAGTGCTTTAACATTTCTCCTGCAATAGCATTTCTAATACTTCCATCACTTAATTCAATTTGCCTTGGCTGCATTGTGTTTCCTATATTCCCCTCATTATTAAGAGCCTCTCCTTCAACTATTAATAACATCATTATTGCCAACTTATTCATTATATTTCCTCCTCATTATTCAAACTAACTGAAGATTCTAGCACAATCTTTTCAACAGCATCTTCAGTATTAATATCAATTTCAAACTCATCTATTTCTTTAGTATTAGAAACCATACCATCTGAATTGTTAGAACCTTTCTTACTGCTTTCATGAAATACTCTTCCAAAGCTAATTATTGCATTAGCACAAATCACTGCGTCTTTTTTAGTATTAATAAGGTTTATAACTTCTATATGCTCTTTATCACTAAGGATAGAATGCTTGCCATATCTTAAGTAACTGTCCTCAAGCTCTCTTATTCTATATGATAAACTTTCAACAGTTCTAACTGTATATAATTTAGTTAAAATCTCAAAGCCCTTCTTACTATAAAGAAGACGATTTAAGCCTCTACCTAATTTCTTGATAGCTTCATTATTATGAATTTCTTGCACTTTGTTTTCATACATTCTTAAAATTTCCTCCCTATATATAGAATCTATTTTACAATTTTTCTTTGAATATATTTGAATCAACTTATGAAAATTAGCTAGACTAGGCTTTACAATAAATCGAGCTGTCATATCTTTTATATCTAAGTCTGAAGAAGAATAGCTTATCATTTGACCAAGTTTCACATACAACTCTTTAGTCCATTCATAAACTGGCATTTCAAAAAACTTGTTTGGAATAGGTTTTTGCCCTGCTTTTGTTAGCACCATAAATAAAACACTTTCTAATTCTACATCTTTACTATTAGTTTCTTTATATGCAAGGTATTCTGCTATGGTATTTACATATATCTCTGCTTGCAATATGATATCAGATTTTTTACTTCGTTTTCCAAAGTAATGAATGCTTTTAAGTTTGTTTTCCTCCTTATCCTGAAATACATATTCATAAGGTTTAAGTATTCTATTAGTTTTTGAAGGTATTAGTATAGCATTTATTTCAACATCATCATTAGTTATATAATTAGTCGCATTTATCCACCCTAAAAATGCCATTGTTCTCTCTACAGGTGTTGTACCAAAAGTTCCTGGTGATGTGGATGCTCTTATGCTTTTAGTATTAAAATATGTTCCAATCCCTAAGCTACCTTCTTTTTTTAAGCTTTTCAACAATTTATCATCATGAGTTGAAAAGTATTTAAATATTAAAGAAACATTTTGTGATATAAATTTATTAGCTGAATTCATAGAATTATTTCTTTCAGTTTTATTTAAAGAGCTATTACATGTTTCACAATTTTCTTCTTCAATATCCAAAAATAATGCATCATCATAATTAAACTCTTCATGGATAATTAAATAATACTCTCCTGTTTTGTTTAAACTATACTTGATACTATTCATATTAAGTAGTTTGCATAAACCATATAATAAGTGCCATTACTATTGAAGTTACTCCTATAACCGTTCTGTTTTTATACAATTCTTTTAATTTATTCACCTTAAAAACCTCCTGAAATTAAATATGATAAAAAACACCCTATTGATAAATACGGTGCCAATGGAAAAGCTTCATCCTTATTTGTACTCTTAATTTTATAGCTTACTTTCTTTGTAACTATTGCTGTTGCAAGTCCTATAATACTTGCTAAAAACCCTCCTTTAACCCCTAATAGGAAACCACTAGCTCCCATAAGCTTAATATCTCCACCACCAATGCCATTTTCACTAATTAACGCTGTTATTATAAAAGGTATTGATACAAGAAATAATCCAAGTAGTGAATCCTTTAGGTTAATATTAATAAGTGATACAAGTAAAATCATAATATGTACTTTGTCTGGTATTATCCTGATCTTGATATCTGATAAGCTTACATACAGTAAAATCACTGCATATAAAAAGCCTTTGATTATCACTAATGGATTATCAAAGGCAACTTCTAAGAATCTTTGTAAAACTATTTTCTCATCTCCATTCATCTAAATATTTGTATTTATATTTCTTCTGAGACTTAGCAAACCTAACCATAAACTTTATCTGATCTACAACTGAAAGATTGCTTGTATCCTTTGTAAGCATCATTACCGAGCCTGCCATTGCAGATAAGATAAAAACTATTGTAATAGCAACATTTCTAAATATTATGTATATAACTACATCTATAGCTGCTGATATCAGTGTAGAAATAATGGCTTTGAAAAGTTCTTCCTTTCCAAAGCCATCAAAGATTTCTGTTTTTGTTTTTAGTCCCAGGGGAATATATAAGGTTTCTTTTTCTTCTAGTTCCAAGAATTCGCACCTCCCTTTCTTAATTTGAAGATATACTAAAATAAGCGCCAATTACTTGACGCTTACATATAGCATGAACTAACCTATAGCTATATTCTATTATGCAAATTTTTTTAATTCAGTATCAAAAATTTGAAGTGTTTTAGTATACCACTTGTATTGCAGTTGTAATTGAGAATCACCATTAACATTATATTGTTCTGCATAAGATTTCATGTCTTTAACCATTTTTAAATATCCATTAGTGTCATTGTTCATAGTCGACATATAGTTAGGATAATCTCTTCTGAAACCATCAAACATAATTGTGAAAGCTTTCATTTCTGCTCTTTCTTCTGGTGATGCATTTTCTTTAGCTTGTCTCCATGCACGTCTCACTGAGCCTGGAGCACTAAATGGCGGGAAAGTTGTTCCATTCTTTAAAACATAATCAAATTCCTCTTTTGAATAACCCGCCTTCTTATACTTTTCATACAATATAGCATTTTCCTCAGCAGATATTTTTGATTCTTCTTCCGCTGTATATTTTGTTTTCTTCTCATCAGATGATTGTTTGTTTGTATTGATCAAATAATTATTTTGAATAGAATTAACCATATTTCAACCTTCTCTCAAAAATATATTATTACAACATCTTTAAATAAATCAAATTGGATTATATAAAATATTCCCAAATGGCATTGCTTTTCTTTCTGATAAACCATTATGTAAATTTTTCCAACTCAGTAGTAAAGAGTTCTAGTACTTCATTATACCAACGATATTGTTTTTGAGCTTGAAGATCACCATCAGCATTATATTGTTGTATATGAGAGTATAAGTCCTCAATTAAATTAAAATAACCCTTTATATCATTTTGTATGTTTGACATGTAATTAGGATAGTCTCTTTCAAAACCATAAAACATAGATGTAAAGCTTCTCATTTTGTCTTTCATTTCTGGTGATGCACTGTCCCAAATTTGTCTCCATGCACGTCTTACTGATCCAGGAGCATTATGTGGCGGGAATGTGTATCCTGTTTTAATTAGATTATCAAACATTTCTTTTGTGTATCCATAACTTTTCAATTTTTCATACAATATAGCATCCTCTTCAGCTGATATTTTAGATTCTTCTTCAACTGAAAGTTTTGGTTTCTTTTCACCTACAAACAACTTTCTAATTTCAGTATTTTTTTGCGTTTGATAAATGCTTTTTGAATAATCATTTTTTATAGAATTGACCACAACTTATATCCTTCTTTCTAAAACATACTATTGCAACATCTTTAAACAAATCAAATTGGATGATATAACAATGTACTTATTAATATCCACATTACCCATATGCAAAAAGAAAGTACCACTAATAATATCAATTTCTTAATGGTACTTTTCTTTAGAATATAAGTTAACAAAAGAATAACATGAACTAACCTATAGCTATATTTTATTATGCAAATTTTTTCAATTCAGTTTCAAAAGCTTTTAAGATTTCGTTATACCACTTATATTGATTTTTTGATTGTGAATCACTTTGCTCATCATATTGTTTTATATAAGTCTGTAAATCTTCAATTACTTTAAAATATCCATTTGTATCATTTTGAATACTTGACGTATAATCTGGATTAACCCTCATAAAAGCATCAGATACACATATAAAAAGACATAGTTGATCTCGCATCTCTGGGGTTGCATTTTCCACAGCTTGTCTCCATGCACGTCTTACTGATCCTGGAGCATTGTCTGGTGGAAAACCATGCATATGCTTTTTTGCATAATCGATTTGATCTTCTGTGTATCCATTTTTTCTAAGATGTTCACAGTATATAGCATCTTCCTCAGCAGATATTTTCGCTTCTTCCTCTGCTGTATATTTTACTTGATTCTTATCAGATGTTTGTTTGTTTGTATTAATAGAATAATTGTTTTGATTAGGATAATTATTTTTAATAGAATTAACCATATTTCAACCCTCTCTCAAAAATATATTATTGCAACATCTTTAAATAAACTGTATCAGATATTGTATTAGTACCTGACATTTTCCAAAACTTTATGCCTGTAATTCCTGCAGGAAGATTAGTAATTTTATATATTGTAACCCAACCAATTTCTTGACCAAATGTAAAATCTCTAGTATTACTTAACTCAGTACAAGAAGCGTTAGAACTTAACATATATACGTTAGGACTTCCATACCCATTGGACCTTACTCTTATATAGGCTGTAGTTCCTACTAAAGGAACATTTGTCATTGTATTAGAATACCATTGAAGCGGGTAATTCCCACTATCTGTAACTCCATCGACTTTGCAAACTGTCGCATTCGTTACTTCTGCAAATGTAGGAACTGCAAACATCATTAATGCCATTGCTGTTACAATTATTGTTTTAAATATTTTTCTCATTATTATTTTATCTCCTTCTACATATAATTTTTCGTAATCTGTATTATCGAATAATCAATCTCAAAAGCATAGATTGAAAAAAGATAGCTATATTTTAGGTTAGTTCACTGCATCAGATAAACTTCAACATATTCATTGAAAATTAAATTCTATACTTTCAATTTGAATTAATAATTTTATGAGATAATACAAACCACACTATTAAATTCTATAAAAAGTATTATATTCCTTCTTTTTTATATAATTTTGTTTATTTTACTTATATGTATTTAATTGTATTATATATTTAATTATAGATAAAATCCTAAAATTGATTGTTAATCCTTCCCTTAAAGTTTTGTTAGAGATAATATCCTAATACTATATCTTTAATCTGCCATATTGATTCAGCTATAGCATAAAAGAATAAAGTATTTTTAATTCTTCTTTTATAAACTGCTACTTCATCTTCACTGGCTGCCATTTTTACAAAACAGAATACCACTCGGAACAACGCTCCAACTCTTATCAATCCAATAAAAGCACTTATTAACTGTGTAATAATATCCATTACTTAAATGCTCCTCTCACTGTCTGGATCATTCGTGTTGATTGGTATGCTTTTGACATAAAGCCTGAAGTTTGTCCACCAGATATAATTATAAATTCTTGTAGGAACTTAGGTGTCTTAATGGCAAGTCTTAAAGCAGCTATACCCCAAAATATGTGTGAGTTAAGGAAGAGCCCTACACCTAATTCTGTTAAGGCTATTTGAACCAATACTGCTAAAGTTGATTGAAAAAACTTTTGTATATAAGTTTTAAATACTCCCTTATCTGCATCCATTAAACCTACACAAGCAATAGGCATTCCTATTCGAAGTATTAACATCTCCATTCCTCTCATTAAAAATTGTAAATATAAAAGGAAAAGACATATAAAAAATATTAGTGCTAGTATTATTGTAAACAATCCAGCACCTTGTAAACTTGTCACCATTGCTGTATATTCTTTCAACATCCCATTGCCAATAGAGTTAACTACTTTAGTGGTCATATCCTCAATTACATTAGCAAGCCAGGAATATAGTGTTGGAAATGATACTGCTATAGCCAAAGCTCTAAAAAATCCTGTTAATAACAGCAATGGATCTGCATCTGCATCACCTTCTGTCCATAAAATATATTGATCAAAACCTTTCTTTAAAAACTTAAGTACTATAAGAGATATTCCAAAGCTTAGAAATATATTAAAGCAATCAGTTAAGCCATTAGTACCTAATAAAGTATTCATATATTTATCTGCATACAACGCAATTCCTACTATACCATCAAGCATTGTATTAGTATAAACTAGTCCTCCACTTATGATTGCCATAAAAAGATTTATCAAAAGCTTTTCCAATTAATTATCCCTCCCATCTTTTTTGCTTCAGTAGATTCTTTTTAATTTCTTAATAAGCGATTTATAGCTCCTTATTTTTGAACTTTTAACCACTATAATTAAACATATCTATTATTCTCGCTTTTAAGGTTGGTATCACTGTATCCTTAAATAAAAGATATAAGCCTGCTAGTAATAAAGCTCCTAAAACTACTGAAATTAATATTTTTACAGCTGAATCTACGTAGCCTTCACCTTTTTTACTTTTAAAAATATTAGCTACTTTACTGAAAATTGTTATTGCTTGGACTTCCTTCTTTAATAAAAGATTTTTCATTTACCTTTACTCCTTTTTTGAAATATTAAAGCCTACAACTAAATAACATTGTAGGCTTTTTTGATATATGTAATTAACCACTATAATTGAACATAGCTTTGATTTTAGCAGTTAAGGTTGGTAACACTGTGTCCTTAAATAACAAATACAAACCCGCTAACAATAAAGCTCCTAAAACCACTGCAATCAATATCTTTACTGCTGAATCTACATACCCTTCACCTTTTTTACTTTTAAAAATATTCTTTACCTTTCCTAACATTGATACTGCTTGTACCTCTTTTTTTAATAAAATATTTCTCATAATTTTTTCATTCCTCCATTAATTTTATTTTTAAATTTAATATCTTTTTATTTCTATTTGGATTTATTAATATTAATTTTTTAGCCATAATAGCTAACTACAAGATTTATTATTACTGAGCCTAAAATAGCTCCAGCGCAACAGCCGAGAACTATATATATTCTGTTTGTCCATCGCTTCTGATCTTGCTCATCAGCTGCACCTTTTCTTATAAAAAAGTAGATAATTAATCAGGACCACCCGTCAAACGGGTGGTTTGCTTTAGCCCTATAAGGGCATGTTACTGGCCGTGCTACTCGCACATTGAGCGGTTTGCCAACCGCATACCTTTACTGGCTGCACCTAAAAGGTGCTTTATTTTTTGCCTTTGTTTACTGATTCACCCGTAAACGGGTCAATAAATTCTTTCAAGCTCATTTGTTCATATGCTAAATCTTCCTGTATTTGATTCTTTATGTATTCTTCTATTATCTTTTTGTTTCTTCCAACTGTATCAACGTAATAGCCTTTACACCAAAATTGCCTATTCCCATATTTATATTTCAAATTTGCATGTCTGTCAAAAATCATCAATGAACTCTTACCTTTCAAATACCCCATAAACTGAGAGACACTTAACTTCGGAGGTATACTTACAAGCATATGTATATGATCCTTACATGCATTTGCTTCAATAATTTCTACTCCTTTATGTTCACATAACTTTCTAAGTATTACCCCTATATCCGCTTTTATTTTTCCATATATGATTTGTCTCCTATACTTTGGTGCGAAGACTATGTGATATTTACAATTCCATTTACTATGTGCTAAACTACTATTATCCATTACGGATATACCTCCTTTGTACTTTTGGTTGTGGTCGGCAAACCTACTACCATTTTACATTGGAGGTATTCTTTTTTTCTACTCATCGCTAGAAGCTTTTTAGAACCACAGGTAAAACCTGTGGTATTCGTAAAACAATAATACTGAGGCTATTGGTGACAATACCATCAGTGCTGTTGTAGCATCACTTATAAGTCTTTGTGTACCTGTCATAATTTTGCTACCTGAAATACTTGCATACGCTGGTGTTGAAAGCATCATCACTGTATAAGCAGTTACCACTAACATCCATAGCTTATCTTTCATCTTTCTTATTAACGTTTTATTCTTCTCCATAAAAATCTTCCTTTCTGTTTTCCTCATATTCTGTATCTGTTGGATTGTAATTTGAGATTATAGAATCTTTAAAAGCCTCTACCATACCACCAGCACTTTTAGCTGTGTAATAATGCCAGATTCCCCAAAGCTGCATATCTTCCATTCTTGCAGTTCTTGCTGGTCTTCTATTTTCTCTTAGTTCCCTTACTTTTCTGTTGTGTTCCATATCTCCAAGTCCATACATCTTATTAAAGTTCCATTGTGATAAATCTGGACAATGCATCATCCCTGGATTATTCCTTGAAGTAATTAAGCTATATGGTCTTTTGATTAATCTAATTTCATCTGTAGTTAACAAGGCTCTTCCTGTCAAATTTATGCTATGTGAACTTGATGGATTCGTAAACTTCCCATGTGAAGCACTTAAAGAATAAGTTGAAACTGTATAGTTACCAAGCTTTTTAGATAATTCCTCAAGAGTTTCTGAATCATCTGATTGAAGGTAAACCCAATTTTCACAGTTTCCTTTTATAGTCTTTGCAACATCCTTTCCATACTTTTCATCAAGCTGTGAAAAGCCTTGAAGTATTAAATTAAATCGT is a window encoding:
- a CDS encoding DevR family CRISPR-associated autoregulator, with protein sequence MNKLAIMMLLIVEGEALNNEGNIGNTMQPRQIELSDGSIRNAIAGEMLKHFHTKNVRLLADEDELCDTCKIFSPMKNGTVKEKDKNLSDSGNRVKQCIVDDIEGFMNAGKGNNEKRVSCIKFSWAISTDDNDYQSVLHNRVDPINNKGKNEKNLNEQGKPDTTSEANTNKDQNTQMLFYRPIRSNEYALTIQIDLDRIGLDDEKLIDAVDNNTKIMRQRKCLKAVKNMFLDLEGALCSTRLPHLTDIQGIIVQKKNKDEVLSKYSALKEDFIQVNKRLSNNSFEFNNIEEFAAVIDDIGVKLEENL
- a CDS encoding conjugal transfer protein TrbL family protein, whose product is MEKLLINLFMAIISGGLVYTNTMLDGIVGIALYADKYMNTLLGTNGLTDCFNIFLSFGISLIVLKFLKKGFDQYILWTEGDADADPLLLLTGFFRALAIAVSFPTLYSWLANVIEDMTTKVVNSIGNGMLKEYTAMVTSLQGAGLFTIILALIFFICLFLLYLQFLMRGMEMLILRIGMPIACVGLMDADKGVFKTYIQKFFQSTLAVLVQIALTELGVGLFLNSHIFWGIAALRLAIKTPKFLQEFIIISGGQTSGFMSKAYQSTRMIQTVRGAFK
- a CDS encoding DUF6133 family protein, giving the protein MRNILLKKEVQAVSMLGKVKNIFKSKKGEGYVDSAVKILIAVVLGALLLAGLYLLFKDTVLPTLTAKIKAMFNYSG
- a CDS encoding DUF6133 family protein; this translates as MKNLLLKKEVQAITIFSKVANIFKSKKGEGYVDSAVKILISVVLGALLLAGLYLLFKDTVIPTLKARIIDMFNYSG
- a CDS encoding prepilin peptidase — encoded protein: MNGDEKIVLQRFLEVAFDNPLVIIKGFLYAVILLYVSLSDIKIRIIPDKVHIMILLVSLININLKDSLLGLFLVSIPFIITALISENGIGGGDIKLMGASGFLLGVKGGFLASIIGLATAIVTKKVSYKIKSTNKDEAFPLAPYLSIGCFLSYLISGGF
- the tnpA gene encoding IS200/IS605 family transposase; protein product: MDNSSLAHSKWNCKYHIVFAPKYRRQIIYGKIKADIGVILRKLCEHKGVEIIEANACKDHIHMLVSIPPKLSVSQFMGYLKGKSSLMIFDRHANLKYKYGNRQFWCKGYYVDTVGRNKKIIEEYIKNQIQEDLAYEQMSLKEFIDPFTGESVNKGKK
- the cas3 gene encoding CRISPR-associated helicase Cas3', which encodes MFENYYDIIGFKKPREIQKEIKNVLKNKKENVLVISGCGSGKTEVGHYALLNWNGIRSIFVEPMKTLATSIQERLNEYNKILNINEKWTIQHSGIEEDKYLENKFCVTTIDQVLSGWLGIGRQSFIRGKNIVQSNFVFDEVQLFQPDKALLTTINFLDSINSQGNKFLIMTATMPKYLIDFLLERYNMKLIEAYEETIADREIYVNYSSKVDYLQINSRTESQIVICNTQAQQEEVYNNIEDKSRCIILNSKLLKYDRSKIESKNLLEDDVSEKSLYKYFGKYAKKNNKILIATSIVEAGVDISANYLYSYACPIDNFIQRCGRCARWGGIGQVVIINSNDIVYDSKIVKKTIEFFADRPSLKFTWEIQKAVVTNILNPFYMDVINEINVRKNKYNLIDGSRGKLIRDIQNVNIIVDKDISFNSFKKQSISINISVLEKLSKNNALYVIDYGKNRNSPVQKKINDDIIGQTIVIQGNDCIYDELGFRYKEGSVCNTFQYDSNATDKYDKFNFDYKEESWINHATSVRALVKQKMLNDRFSSYVLENIDDISNVCGLHDIGKLDEQWQGPKWAGAKSILLAHFPFKKANTLIFKNRNHRAIGYIVLKNNLEDRILLNVVLQHHGRIISNNHDIIIDKFGLHKNSMLCLYEYGFYGGVVKEGNDNISYEEILTPKDTEWNNFLYIVGTLMESDIESINLFHNTKFLG